Part of the Cryptosporangium arvum DSM 44712 genome, GCTCACCGCGGGCACCCGGCTCGGGCTCACCGGGACGCACGCGCTGGAGGACCTGAGCTGGCGCGCGGCCGCCGCCCACGCCGGTGAGGTCAACGGGATGCTCCGGGCGCGCTACCTCGACCCGGTGGCCGCGCAGGGCCCGTTCGGTGCGCTGATCCTCGAGGCGGTGGCGGCGTACCTCGCGGAGGATCGGAACGTGCCCAGGGCGGCCCGGGTGATCCCGGTGCACGTGAACACGCTGCGGTACCGGTTGCGCCGGTTCGAGGAGCTCACCGGCCGCTCGCTCGACTCCACCGAGACGATCGTCGAGGTGAGTTTCGCCCTCGGGGTGTCAGCGCACACCGGGTGAGCTGCGCGGCGCCCCGGACGTGGTTACCGTCGAGGGGTGAACTCAACCTGTCCGGTGTGCGGTGAGGAAGGGCGGCCGATCCTGTTCGGATTGCCGTCGAAGGAGGGCTTCGAGGCCGCTGAGCGCGGCGAGTACGTGCTCGGCGGGTGCGTGTTGCCGTCGGAGCCGGTGAACCGGGCGTGCCCGAACGCCCACCGGTGGGACGACCGGTCGTCACCGCGGCCGTAGGCCGTCGAGCAGGATCCCGGCGAGGTGGGCCGCGCCGGCCGAGGCCGGGCCCGAGGGGTCAGCCGAACCAGGTCGTGAGGGCTCGTTCCAGCTCCGCCGGGTCGGTGCCGGCCCAGGTGACGTGGGCGTCGGGGCGGATCAGGAGGGCGTCGGCCGGGCGGTCGGCGGTCACGATCGTGCTGACGTCGACCCGGTCCTTCCACGGGTGGGCGGCGGCCCGGAGGTCCGGGCGCCCAGCCGTGCACCTCGGCCGCGAGTTTCCAGGCGAGGTTCACCGCGTCGAGCAGCCCCAGGTTGAGCGCCGCGCCGGTGGCCGGCAGCAGGTGGGCCGCGTCGCCGGCCAGGAACACCCGCCGGTCGCGGTACCGCTCGGCCTGCCGCGCCTGGAACTGCCAGCGGGACAACCGGAGCGGCGTCCCCATCGGCAGCTCCACCCCGAGCACGCGCCGGACGCTGTCGCCGAACTCGGCCAGCGCCATCGGCTGGTCGTCGTCGTACTCGACGAGTTCGTCCTCCACCGTGTTCGCGAACAGCACCCCGTCGGTGATGCCCCCGTAGCCGAACACGCCGCCCGCGGTCCGCGTGAACCCCACGCTCAGCCGGCCGACGCCGTGGACGTCGAGGTCGCCGTCGGGCAGCCCCGGCACGGTGACCCGGGCGAGCCGGTTGACCTCGGGGTACGTGGTGCCGGGGAACGCGATCCCGGCCAGGGTGCGGACGGCGCTGCGCGGTCCGTCGCAGCCGACGACCCACCGGGCGGTGAGGCGCTCCCCGTCGCGCGTCCCCACGGTCATCGCGTCGGTGTCCTGGGTCACCCGCCACACCTCGTGACCGCGGCGGACGTCGGCGCCGAGTTCGCGGGCACGGTCGTCGAGCAACCGCTCGAGCCGTGCCTGCGGAATCGCGATCGCGTGCATCGGCGCGTCGGCCAGCCCGGTCAGGTCGACGTGCACGCCACCGAACGGGAAGCGCGGCGCCGGGTCCGGGTCGTCGGCGAGCGCGCGGAGCGGGTCGAGCAGCCCTCGATGGCGCAGCAGCTCGAGGATCCGGCCGCCCAGACCACCGGCTCTGGCGACGGTCCGCGGCTCCGGGTGCCGCTCGATCACCACCGGCCGGACGCCGGCCAGGCCCAGTTCGGCGGCGAGCATCAGGCCGGTCGGCCCGGCTCCGACGACGACGACGTCCGCATCGGTGTGGTTCGTGGACACGGGGACGGATTCTGCCCCAGGTGGGGGAGCGCCCGGAGCGGACCGCTCCGGGCGCTCCGGCTAGCAGCGTTTCCAGGCGAAGCGGTAGGACGCCGACGGCTCGTTGGTCCCGGCGTCCATGCTGATCCGTCCGACGACGCCGGGGCGGCCGGTGACGCTCACGTCGACCTGCAGGTTCACCGGGGTGTTCCGCCCGCACGGCGCCCAGGAGATCGAGCCGGGACGGACCACGCGGCGCAGATCCCAGATCGCGTCGAACGGGCCGGTGAGTTCCCGGTCGGTGGTCTCGGTGCGCGGAAGGCCGACGAACCACGTGCCGGCACGCGCGGTGGCGCCCGCGCCCGGGGGCAGCGTCGCCCGGCCGCGCAGCAGGACGTTGTCGACCCCGAACGTGTAGCCGCGGACGACCGGGGCGCGGAGCGACACGATGCACGTCGAGCGTCGGCTGGTGGCGGGTACGCCGCGACCCTGCTGGGCTTGCAGAGCCGCGAAACTGACGTCGACCCGGCTCAGGTCACGCAGCCTGACCTGGGTGTTGGTGGGGCGGCAGCCGGTGCCGGCGATCGCCTGGACGCTGAACTGCCCGTCCGGCGGTTCGGCGGCCGCGGCGGCCGGAGGGGCCACGAGGGCGCCGGCCAGGAACGGAGCCAGCAGAAGTAGTCGTCCGCGCATGGCTTCAGCACTCACGCCAGGCGATGTTGTAGATGGTCGTGACCTCGCTGTCGGTGGCGTCCATCGTCATCAGGCTGGTGGTGTCCGGGTTCATCCGACCGGCGTCGACCGCGAGCGACGTCTCGATGTTCAGCGGCACCATGCCCCGGCGGCAGGGCATCCACTGCACTTCCGGGAGGGGGACGTCGTCGGTGGCCTGCCAGTTGTCCCGGTACTCGCCCGAGAGCTCCCTCCGGATCAGCCCGGTCAACGGCAGGCCGACGAACCAGTACTGCGTGTCCAGCCGTCCGGTGGCCCCCTCGGCCAGGTCGGCGTATCCCCGGAACGTCGTGCGGGTGACCCCGAACGTGTAGCCGTGCGGGACGCCGACGCCGACCGTGACCACGCACTGCTGGCGTCGCTGGGACGTCGCGATCCCGCCACCGCTCTGCGCGGTGTAGTTGCTGTACGTCAGGGAGAACGCAGTTTTGTCCTCGGTGCCGACCACGGTCGTCGTGCCGGGCGGGCAGCCGCTGCCGTGGACCCGCTTCACCTCCATCGTGAACTGCCCGGGCGGCGGGTCGTCGGAGCGCACCGCCGCGGCTCCGGGCTGCACGGTCGCCAGCACAACTCCGAGCACACCGAGCGCCGCGAACGCGACCCGTCCCCATCTTCGACACACCATCGCTACCCCCGTAGGTCCGACAAGACCCGGCGATACTAACTACGCGAAAACCCACTAACCGGACGACGCGCGCCACCAAAAAGGTGTGTGGATCTCACTTTCGTCGTGCCACGCTTTCCGGCATGACGCTGGTGTGGGTGACCGGAAACTCCGGGGCCGGCAAATCGGCGGTCTGCGAGCTGCTCAAGCACCGCGGATACGAGGCGATCGACGCCGACTGGGAGGGCTACAACCACTGGGTGGACCGGATCAGCGGAGAACGCGTCAGCGATCCGCCGGACCCGGTGCCTCCGGGATGGCTGAATCGCTTCGGCTGGACGATCGACCGCGCCGAGGTCCTCGCCCTGGCGACGCGGGCGGCCGACCGGACCGTGTTCCTCTGTGGCTCGGTCGAGAACGAGGACGAGGTCCGGGACCTGTTCGACGTGCTGATCTGTCTCGTCGTCGATACGCCGACGCTGCGGTCCCGGCTCGCGAACCGCACCACGAACTCGTTCGGCGCGCACCCGGAGGAGCTGGCCGCCGCGCTGCGCGACAACGACACCGCGGAGTCGACCTACCGGCCGCTCGGCGCGACGATCGTCGACAGCACGCGGCCGTTGGCGGTGGTCACCGACGAGGTGCTCGCCGCGTCCGGCGGGTCACGGGGTGGCCGGGGGCTCGGCGTGGACGATCCGGGTCAGCGACGGCCAGAGCAGGGCCAGGAAGACGGCTGAGCCGGCGAACGCGAACCAGAACGGCGCGGCCACCCCGAAGTGGTCGGCGAGGACACCGCCCACGGCCGCGCCGACGACCAGACCGCCGTAGAGGCCGATCGTGTAGACGCTGCCCACCCGTCCCTGCAGGTGGGTGGGGACGGCGCGCTGGCGCACGGTGGTCGAGGTGGTGCCCCAGATGAAGGCGTGCGCGCCGAAGACGAAGAAGATCGGCAGCGCCACCAGGGGAGAGGTCGTGGTGGCCAGCCCGAGGTGGGTGAGCGTCTCGATGACCAGGCCGACGCGCATCACGTTGCCGAGGCTGACCCGCGCCGTGATCGGCCCGTAGAGCACGCTGCCGAGCAGGCCACCGACCGCCGACACCGCGGTGATCAGGCCGAACCCGATCGCGCCGAGCCCGAGCCGGTCCTGGGCGTAGAGCACGAGCACCGACCACGCCGCGCCGAACGTCACGTTGAAGATCAGGATCGTCAGGGCCAGCGTGCGCACCGCGGCGTGCCGCACCGTCCACGCGACGCCCTCGCGGATCTCCCGCCGGGCGGTGCTGCGCGGCCGGGCCTCGGGTGCGACCGGCCGGATCCGGCGGATGAGCAGCACCCCCGCGGCCACCAGCACCGCCTGCGTGACGAACGGCCAGACCTGCCCGGCGACGAACAGCGCGGCGCCGAGCGGAGGACCGGCGAGCTGGTTGAGCGTGATGAGCCCGACCTGCAGGCGGGCGTTGGCCAGCACGAGGTCGTCGGAGGAGACCACCATCGGGGTCAGCGTCGCGGTGGTGTTGTCGGCGAAGACCTCGGCGGTGGCCAGCAGCCCCAGGGCGAGCAGCGCGCCCGCCACGCCGAGCCGGTCGGTGGCGAGCGCCACGACCAGCACGGCGAGGACGACCGCACGGCTGCCGTCGGCGAGCACGACGATCCGGCGCCGGTCGTGCCGGTCGGACAACACCCCGGCGTAGAGCCCGAACACCAGCGGCGGCGCCCAGCGCAGCAGCGCGGCCGCCGCGATCGCCGGCGGGCTGTCGGTCAGCGAGGCCACCAGCAGAGGCCCGGCCGCGGCCGCGACGCCGTCCCCGAGGTTCGTCGACCAGGAGGACGCGAGCAGCCACCGGAAGGAGCCGCCGAGGCGGGCGGGCGCCAGGAGTTCCCCGATCGAGGGCCCGGCGCGGCGGGCGCTGTTCACCGCGCTGCGGGTCGGGACCTCGCCGTTGCGGGCGGGGTGGCCTGCGCCCAGGGCCGGGTGCTCGCGTAGCGGCCGGCGCGGATGGCTCGACCCAGCGTGATCAGCGCGGTGATCATGCCCTCCGGAAGGCCCGCCCCGGTCAGGTGCGCCCGGTAGTCGTCGTCCTCGAGGACCCGGGCCGTGACCGGCGCGCCGGTGCGCTCGCTGAGCAGCGCCGCGACCCCGTTCGCGTCGAGCGCGGCCGGACCGTTCACCTCCAGGACCCGCCCGGCGTACCGGTCGTCGGGCGCCGCCAGCACCTCGGCCGCCGCCGCGGCGCAGTCCTCGCGGGTCACGTACGCCACCGCGCCCGAGCCGGAGTTCGTCACGTACACCCCTCCGGGTGCCGCCGCGTCGAGTCCGTCGAGGTACAGGTTGTTCCGCAGGATCGTCCAGGTGGCGAAGTCGGCCTTCAACCGAGCCTCGGTCGCGGTGTGCGCGGCATTGAGGAACTCCGGAGGGCCGCCCGCGCCGACCAGCGAGGTGTAGACGACGTGTCCGACCCCGGCGGCGGCGGCCGCGTCGAGCGCCGCGGCGTGCTGGGCGGTGCGCGTGTCGTTCGAGCGTGCGTCGGTGCTGATCACCAGGAGACGATCGAGCCCGGCGAACGCGGCCGCCAACGTCCGCGGACGATCGAAGTCGGCCTCCCGCACCAGGAGCCCCTCCGCGGCGGCGCGCCGTTCCGGATGCCGGGTCAGCGCGACCACCGGTACCCGCCCGGCCAGCCTCCGCACCACCGCGCGTCCGAGTGCCCCTCCGGCGCCTGTCACTCCCACGAGCACGAACCGCTCCTCCCGACGACGACCGAGTGCTGATCGTCCACGATGGCTCCGTACCGCGAAAGCCGTTATTCGCCCGCCGCGAGAACCGAGGCGCCCCCCACCGCGATGCTCACCTCCCGCCGACGCTCCTCGACGTTCCGGTAGGCCTCCAGCCAGAGGTGAACCGTCGTCGGTTGTGGTCGGAGCGGCGCCTGCGCCGGCCCGGGACAGCGGTGTCCCGGGTGCGGCCACCAGCGTCGCATTCGCCCCGGCCGACGGCACGACCCCTGGCGCTCCGGCCACCGACCAGAAGGCCAGCTTTCCGGACGGACCACCGGTGGTCGTCGGTGGCGGAAAGCCCACGCTGTCGCGTGTGTCGTGAACCGAACGTTCGCGGTGTAGCGGCGCCGATCGTGCCTCGAATAGATCCGCGCGAAAGTAGTGGCGCAGCAGGGGGAACACACACAGCGCACCACGCGCCCCGGGCCGCGCCACGTCCGACCACCGCCGGCGCGAACTCCGCGCGGTGGCCCACTGCCGCGCGGATGCCGTGCACGGTGGAACAGGGGCAGCGCGGCGATCCGGTCCGCCATCGGGATCGGGCTGCCGCGGGGGGTGACGCTTACAGTGGCCGGGTGGGGGAGGCTCGGTTGCATCGCGTCGCGGTGTTGGTGCTCGAGGGCGCCAAGCCGATGGACGTGGGGATTCCGGCGCAGGTGTTCACCACGCGGGCGAGCATGCCGTACGAGGTGCGGGTGTGTGGCGTCGAACCGGGGCTCGTGGCCGGGGGTGACGGGCTGTCGTACCACGTCGCCTCCGGGTTGGACGTGCTCGGCTGGGCCGACATCGTGTTCGTGCCCGGCTACCGGTTCCCCGACCGGGAGGAGCCGCCGCGGGCGGTCGTCGACGCGTTGATCGGTGCGCACGAGCGCGGGGCCCGGCTGGCCGCGATCTCCACCGGGGCGTTCGCGCTCGCCGCGACCGGGCTGCTGGACGGCCGCCGGGCGACGACCCATTGGCACTACACGCGCGCGCTGGCCGCGAAGTACCCGCGGATCCGCGTCGACGAGAACGTGCTGTTCGTCGACGAGAAGAGCGTGCTCACCTCGGCCGGAGCGGCGTCGGGGCTCGACCTGTGCCTGCACGTGCTGCGCGGTGACCTGGGGGTGGCGGCCTCCAACCACGCGGCCCGGCGGCTGGTCGCGGCGCCCTACCGCAGCGGCGGTCAGGCGCAGTACGTGCCGCGCAGCGTCCCCGAGCCGCTCGGCGAGCAGTTCGCGGCGACCCGCGAGTGGGCGCTGCACCACCTCGGGGAGCCGCTCACGCTGGCCGCGCTCGCCCGGCACGCGGCGGTGTCGGCCCGGACGTTCTCCCGCCGGTTCGTCGAGGACACCGGCTACACGCCGATGCAGTGGGTCATGCGTGCCCGCGTCGACCGGGCCCGGGAGCTGCTCGAACGCTCCGAGCTCTCCGTCGAGCGGATCGCCGCCGACGTCGGGCTCGGCACCGGCACGAACCTGCGGCTGCATTTCCAGCGCATCCTCGGTACCACGCCGACCGAGTACCGGCGGACGTTCTCCCAGGGCGAGTGAGTCACCAGTGGTCGACCTGGCCGCGGATGCGTGCCAGCAGCCGGAACAGGCCGGGGACCGTGTCGGTGGACGTGTCGGTCACCTCGTGGCGCACGTTCGTGTTGGTCAGCACCGCACAGGTCAGACCGTCGGGAGAGCGCTGCAGGAGGCCGGTCGCGCCCGGCAGCACCCCGGTGTGGGACCCCACCCCGGGGTCGATGGCGCCCTCGCCGGAGGTCGTCCAGCCGGCACCGTACCCGCTGCTCCCGGCCAGCCCGCTCGGCGTGGTCATGAAAGCGGTCGACGCGGGGGCCTGCACGTCGGAACCGGAACCGTCGACGCGCACCGCGAAGCGGAGCAGGTCGACGGCGGTGGCCATCCAGCCGCCGTGCGCGTCCATCCGGTCGATCCGGATCCGGTACGGGTCCTCGTCGCCGGGGGAGGGGTAGCAGCGGATGATGTCGCCGTTCGGCGGCGCGTCGCGGGCGGTGAGCATGCCGCCGACGCCGCACGCCCGGAGGAGGTCCTCGCGGACGACCGCGAGCGAGACCGCGGGGAGGCCGTGGCCGCGGGCGAAGTCGGCCACCAGCGCCGGCACGACGACACCCGCGTCGCGGCGGCGCCGGATCGGGGTGAAGCGCGCCACCGAGGGTGAGTCCACCGAGTACGGACCGAGCTGGTCGGGGCGCAGGCCGTCGGCCTGATACCGGGCCAGGTCGCTCTCGAGCCGGGACCGGTCCCAGCCGTGGACCGCGACGAACGTGGTCGGCACCTGCTCCCAGAGCGTCACGTAGCGCACGCCTTCCGGGCCCGACCAGCCGCTGGTCCGGACGACGCTTCAGCCGGCCGCGGTGAGCCGGTCGAACTCGGCCTGCGCCTGGGAGGAGTCGGACGGGCCGGTCAGCGACCGTTCGGTGGGCGCGACGTGGCGGTAGCCCGACAGGTCCACGACCCGCTTCCCACGGCCGCGTGCCCGTGCCTCGTGCGCGCGGAACGTGGATCGAGCGCTGCGGGCCGGGGACGTCCTCCCAGACCCAGGCGAAGCTGCGCCCGGTGGAGCTGGGGTAGCCGGTGAACAGCACCGGGCGCTACTGCGACCCGGTCACGCGCTGTGTTGACGGACGCGCCCGCCGTGGCGTGATCCTTTCGAACCATGGCGCTCACGCCACTGCTGTCCGGGCCCGCGGTGGGCGACGCTGGGGTCATGACTCGGATCGCCATCAACGGCTTCGGCCGCATCGGACGCAACGTGCTCCGCGCGATGCTGGAGCGCGACACGAAACTCGACGTCGTCGCCGTCAACGACCTCACCGAACCGGCCGCGCTGGCCCGGCTGCTCGCCTTCGACTCGACGGCCGGACGGCTCGGCCGCCCGGTCACCGCCGAGGGCGACGAGCTGGTCGTCGACGGCCGCCGGATCACCGTGCTCGCCGAGCGCGACCCGGCGAACCTGCCCTGGGCCTCGCTCGGCGTCGACCTCGTGCTCGAGGCGACCGGTCGCTTCACGTCCGCGAAGGCCGCTCGCGCCCATCTGGACGCGGGCGCGCGCAAGGTGCTCGTCGGCGCGCCCTCCGACGGGGCCGACGTCACGCTCGCCTACGGCGTGAACACCGGCGCCTACGACCCGGCCGCGCACACGATCGTCTCGAACGCCTCGTGCACGACGAACGCGCTCGCGCCGCTGGCCAAGGTGCTCGACGACCTGGCCGGCATCGAGCACGGCTTCATGACCACCGTGCACGCCTACACGCAGGAGCAGAACCTGCAGGACGGCCCGCACCGCGATCCGCGCCGGGCCCGTGCCGCCGGGATCAACATCGTCCCCACCACGACCGGCGCGGCCAAGGCCATCGGCCTGGTGCTGCCGAACCTCGACGGCAAGCTGTCGGGCGACTCGATCCGCGTGCCGGTGCCGGTGGGTTCGATCGTCGAGCTCAACACGGTGGTGGCCCGCGACGTGACCCGCGAGGACGTGCTCGCGGCCTACCGCGCGGCGGCCGACGGCCCGCTGGCCGGTGTCCTCGAGTACTCCGAGGACGCGCTGGTCTCGTCCGACATCACCGGGAACCCGGCGTCCTCGATCTTCGACTCGGCGCTCACCAGGGTCGACGGCCGGCACGTCAAGGTCGTGGCCTGGTACGACAACGAGTGGGGCTTCTCGAACCGGGTGATCGACACGTTGGAGCTGCTCGCCGCGAGCTGATCTCGCTATCGTCGGCGGTGTGGACACGGCGGACGAATTCTGCCGGCTCGCCTGCCTGACCTATTCGGGCGACGACGGGCCGCAGCGATGGGACACGGCCGCGCGCCTGCTGGCCGAGGAGCCCGGGCTGACGCGGGGACACGTGTGGGCCGCCGCGGCGGCCGCGCGGGCCGACGAGGTGTCGGCGCTGCTCGACGCCGACCCGTCCACAGCCCGGGCCGCCGGAGGGCCGTTCGGGTGGGAACCGCTGCTGTACCTCGTCTACTCCCGGGTTCCCGGGGGTGACGCGGTCGCGGCCGCGCGGTCGCTCCTGGCCGCCGGCGCCGACCCGAACAGCGGCTTCGTCCTGGCGCCGAACACGTTCAGCGCGATCACCGGGGTGTTCGGGAGCGGCGAGCAGAACCAGCCGCGCCACCCGCGGTGGCGTGAACTGGCCCGGCTGCTGCTCGACGCCGGCGCCGACCCGAACGACGAGCAGGCGCTCTACAACTGCATGTTCGGTGCGTCGGACGAGCACCTGGAGCTGTTGTTCTCCGCCGGGCTCGCGGACCGGGGCCTGCTCCGGATCCAGCTGCGCTGGGCGGTCGAGCACGACCTCCGCGACCGGGTGCGGCTGCTGACCGAGCACGGTGTCGACGTCCGCTCGCCGTACGAAGGCGACGGGCCGGCCTGGGCGGCGGGGGACGGGCGGACGCCGGTCGCGCTCGCGCGCCTGTGCGGCAACACCGAGATCGCCGACTACCTGCTCGCCCACGGCGCCGAGCCGCCCCCGCCGGACCCGGTCGCCGACCTGATCGCCGCGGTGTTCCGGGGCGAGAACGCCACCGCGCCCGCCGACGTGGTGGCGCGGGCCGTCCGCGAGCGGCCGGGCCTGGTCGTGTGGGCGGCGGCGGCCGCGCCCGCCGCCGTGGAGCGCCTGGTCGAGCTCGGGTTCGACGTCAACGCGCTCGGCCGGGCCGACGCACCGGTGGAGCAGGAGTGGGAGACCGCGCTGCACCACGCCGCCGGGGCGGGGGACGTCGACCTGACCCGGCGGCTGCTCGCGCTCGGTGCCGACCCGGGCGTCCGCGACCGGCGGTTCGACGCCACGCCGCTCGACTGGGCCCGTCACCTGAACCGGGCGGCCACCGCGGAGCTGCTCGGCTGATGCGTCGCCGCGATCACGGCGACGAAGGCCAGCTGCACCGCGGTCGCGGCGATCAGACGGAGCGGGAGCCCGTCGGCGTCGGGCCAGGCCGCCAGCGTCAGCACTACGAGGAGCGTCGCCGCCGTCGCGGCTGCGGCCGCCCGTCGGCGGCGGCGCCGGAAATGCACGAGGAAGACGACGGCCGCCGCGGTCCAGCACACCGAGGCGAGCAGGAACCCCAGCTCGTGCAGGGCGCCGTGCCAGGAAAGGCGCTCCGGGGCTCCGGCCGGCGCGCCCGCCGGGAAGCCCGCGCCCGCGTCGGTCACGAACACCCCCGCCACGACCATGCCGACGCCGAAGCCGACGATCAGCGCCCCGCCCCATCGCGGGCGGACCGTGATCCCGGCGAGGACGAGCAAGACCCCGGTGAGCACGAAGCTGGCGATCTGGATCCAGCCGAGGTCGCCGAGCGCGAGGAGGCTCACCGGGTGTCGTCCCGGTTCGAAGCCTTCCCGGGTGAACGCCTGCACGGCCCAGGCGACGACGAACAGCGGACCGGCGATCAGGGCCGCGGTGCGGGTCATGGTTCCTCCGAGTGGTCGGGATTCACCCGGGACGTCGGAGCCGGCGCGCGCGAGCGGACAGCCGGTGCGCGTGGGCGGGTATCAAAGGCGCGTCGGCGGATTCAGGGGCGGAGGCGGGCGGCCTGGGCGCGCAGGTAGCGCTGCTGCGGGAGGCTCGCGGTGCGGGCCGCCGCCTCCTCGTAGGCCGCGCGGGCCGCGACCGGGTCACCGGCCCGTTCCAGCAGGTGCCCGCGGACCGCGGCCACGCGGTGATCGGCGGCCAGCCGTCCGTCGTCGACCAGCCGGCCGACGAGGCGCAGACCGGCCTCGGGCCCGTGCACCATCGCCACCGCGACCGCGTGGTTCAGCGCCACGACCGGGTTGTCGGCCATCCCCAGCAGCACCTCGTAGAGCGCGAGGATCTGCGGCCAGTCGGTCGCCTCGGCGCTGGGTGCCTCGTCGTGCAGCGCCGCGATCGCCGCCTGGACCTGGTAGGGGCCGACCGGCCCCCGGGGCAGCGCGGACTCCAGCACCGCGACGCCCTCGGCCACGCGCCCGGCGTCCCACCGGCGGCGGTCCTGTTCCGACATGGGCACCAGCGAACCGTCCGGTGCGGTCCGGGCCGGGCGTCGCGCGTCGGTCAGCAGCATGAGCGCGAGCAGGCCGCCGACCTCGGCGTCGCCCGGCAGCGCCCGGTGCAGCAGACGGGTGAGGCGGATCGCCTCCGCGGTGAGTTCCACCCGGTGCAGCGCCGGACCGGCCGTGGTGGCGTACCCCTCGGTGAAGACCAGGTAGAGGACGTGGAGCACGGCCGGGAGCCGGGACTGCTGATCGGCGGGCAGCGCGAACGGCAGGCCGCTGTCCTTGATGCGCTGCTTCGCGCGGGTGATGCGGCGCGTCATCGTCGACTCGGGGACCAGGAACGCGCGGGCGATCTCCGCGGTGGTCAGGCCGCCGACGGCACGCAGCGTCAGCGCGATCTGCGACGCGACCGGCAGCGACGGGTGGCAGGCGAGGAACAGCAGGATCAGCGTGTCGTCGGAGTCGCGGGCCTCGCCGGGGTCGTCGGGCAGGGCACGCGCCTCGCGGGCCTTACGGGCCTGTTCGCTGCGCAGGATGTCGGTGAGCCGGCGGGCCGCGACCCGGATCAGCCAGGCCTTCGGGTCGTCCGGGCGGCCCTCGGGCGGCCACTGCAGCGCGGCCGCGAGCAGCGCCTCCTGGGTGGCGTCCTCGGCGGCGTCGAAGTGCCCGTACCGGCGGACGACCGCCGCGAGGACCTGCGGCGCCAGCGCGCGCAGCAGGTCCTCGGTCGTGGGCCCGGCGGTCAGAGTTCCGGCTCCGGCGCGTGGTCGAGGATCGGGCGGACGTCGCAGTACCCGTCGGCGAACACGTCGTTCGGGCTCGGGCAGGCGGCCAGCCGGCCCGCGATCCGGGTCGCGCGGTCGAAGCTCTCGCAGTCGACGACCCAGTAGCCGGCGAGCACCTCCTGGGTCTCGGCGTACGGGCCGTCGGTGACGATCGGCACCCCGTCCTTCTGG contains:
- a CDS encoding FAD-dependent monooxygenase, with translation MSTNHTDADVVVVGAGPTGLMLAAELGLAGVRPVVIERHPEPRTVARAGGLGGRILELLRHRGLLDPLRALADDPDPAPRFPFGGVHVDLTGLADAPMHAIAIPQARLERLLDDRARELGADVRRGHEVWRVTQDTDAMTVGTRDGERLTARWVVGCDGPRSAVRTLAGIAFPGTTYPEVNRLARVTVPGLPDGDLDVHGVGRLSVGFTRTAGGVFGYGGITDGVLFANTVEDELVEYDDDQPMALAEFGDSVRRVLGVELPMGTPLRLSRWQFQARQAERYRDRRVFLAGDAAHLLPATGAALNLGLLDAVNLAWKLAAEVHGWAPGPPGRRPPVEGPGRRQHDRDRRPPGRRPPDPPRRPRHLGRHRPGGAGTSPHDLVRLTPRARPRPARPTSPGSCSTAYGRGDDRSSHRWAFGHARFTGSDGNTHPPSTYSPRSAASKPSFDGNPNRIGRPSSPHTGQVEFTPRR
- a CDS encoding DUF4360 domain-containing protein; translated protein: MSAEAMRGRLLLLAPFLAGALVAPPAAAAAEPPDGQFSVQAIAGTGCRPTNTQVRLRDLSRVDVSFAALQAQQGRGVPATSRRSTCIVSLRAPVVRGYTFGVDNVLLRGRATLPPGAGATARAGTWFVGLPRTETTDRELTGPFDAIWDLRRVVRPGSISWAPCGRNTPVNLQVDVSVTGRPGVVGRISMDAGTNEPSASYRFAWKRC
- a CDS encoding DUF4360 domain-containing protein, giving the protein MVCRRWGRVAFAALGVLGVVLATVQPGAAAVRSDDPPPGQFTMEVKRVHGSGCPPGTTTVVGTEDKTAFSLTYSNYTAQSGGGIATSQRRQQCVVTVGVGVPHGYTFGVTRTTFRGYADLAEGATGRLDTQYWFVGLPLTGLIRRELSGEYRDNWQATDDVPLPEVQWMPCRRGMVPLNIETSLAVDAGRMNPDTTSLMTMDATDSEVTTIYNIAWREC
- a CDS encoding MFS transporter — translated: MNSARRAGPSIGELLAPARLGGSFRWLLASSWSTNLGDGVAAAAGPLLVASLTDSPPAIAAAALLRWAPPLVFGLYAGVLSDRHDRRRIVVLADGSRAVVLAVLVVALATDRLGVAGALLALGLLATAEVFADNTTATLTPMVVSSDDLVLANARLQVGLITLNQLAGPPLGAALFVAGQVWPFVTQAVLVAAGVLLIRRIRPVAPEARPRSTARREIREGVAWTVRHAAVRTLALTILIFNVTFGAAWSVLVLYAQDRLGLGAIGFGLITAVSAVGGLLGSVLYGPITARVSLGNVMRVGLVIETLTHLGLATTTSPLVALPIFFVFGAHAFIWGTTSTTVRQRAVPTHLQGRVGSVYTIGLYGGLVVGAAVGGVLADHFGVAAPFWFAFAGSAVFLALLWPSLTRIVHAEPPATP
- a CDS encoding NAD(P)H-binding protein, with protein sequence MLVGVTGAGGALGRAVVRRLAGRVPVVALTRHPERRAAAEGLLVREADFDRPRTLAAAFAGLDRLLVISTDARSNDTRTAQHAAALDAAAAAGVGHVVYTSLVGAGGPPEFLNAAHTATEARLKADFATWTILRNNLYLDGLDAAAPGGVYVTNSGSGAVAYVTREDCAAAAAEVLAAPDDRYAGRVLEVNGPAALDANGVAALLSERTGAPVTARVLEDDDYRAHLTGAGLPEGMITALITLGRAIRAGRYASTRPWAQATPPATARSRPAAR
- a CDS encoding GlxA family transcriptional regulator, which produces MGEARLHRVAVLVLEGAKPMDVGIPAQVFTTRASMPYEVRVCGVEPGLVAGGDGLSYHVASGLDVLGWADIVFVPGYRFPDREEPPRAVVDALIGAHERGARLAAISTGAFALAATGLLDGRRATTHWHYTRALAAKYPRIRVDENVLFVDEKSVLTSAGAASGLDLCLHVLRGDLGVAASNHAARRLVAAPYRSGGQAQYVPRSVPEPLGEQFAATREWALHHLGEPLTLAALARHAAVSARTFSRRFVEDTGYTPMQWVMRARVDRARELLERSELSVERIAADVGLGTGTNLRLHFQRILGTTPTEYRRTFSQGE
- a CDS encoding serine hydrolase, which translates into the protein MTLWEQVPTTFVAVHGWDRSRLESDLARYQADGLRPDQLGPYSVDSPSVARFTPIRRRRDAGVVVPALVADFARGHGLPAVSLAVVREDLLRACGVGGMLTARDAPPNGDIIRCYPSPGDEDPYRIRIDRMDAHGGWMATAVDLLRFAVRVDGSGSDVQAPASTAFMTTPSGLAGSSGYGAGWTTSGEGAIDPGVGSHTGVLPGATGLLQRSPDGLTCAVLTNTNVRHEVTDTSTDTVPGLFRLLARIRGQVDHW
- the gap gene encoding type I glyceraldehyde-3-phosphate dehydrogenase — translated: MTRIAINGFGRIGRNVLRAMLERDTKLDVVAVNDLTEPAALARLLAFDSTAGRLGRPVTAEGDELVVDGRRITVLAERDPANLPWASLGVDLVLEATGRFTSAKAARAHLDAGARKVLVGAPSDGADVTLAYGVNTGAYDPAAHTIVSNASCTTNALAPLAKVLDDLAGIEHGFMTTVHAYTQEQNLQDGPHRDPRRARAAGINIVPTTTGAAKAIGLVLPNLDGKLSGDSIRVPVPVGSIVELNTVVARDVTREDVLAAYRAAADGPLAGVLEYSEDALVSSDITGNPASSIFDSALTRVDGRHVKVVAWYDNEWGFSNRVIDTLELLAAS